Proteins encoded in a region of the Haloglomus salinum genome:
- a CDS encoding formyltetrahydrofolate deformylase has protein sequence MTRHYTEIVVVGDDKKGLIARVTSLLFERGINIEDLDQAVRDGVFRMTLHVDTSEMIVKDETLRDDLTDLGDELGVDIQVRFPSDRQTDRIAVLVTKESHCLEALFQAREEGELDAEISVVIGNHDDLEPLAAERGVDFHDIGDEKGVPDENHLLDLLAEYEVDLVVLARYMRILSPNVVFRYESRIINVHPSLLPAFPGAEAYRQAREEGVRVAGVTAHYVTTDLDQGPIITQRVFDAPAGAEVEALERRGQPLEAAALVEAVRLHLDDAVSVYHGRTEFRDDVDRSQYQLGLSEEADALRPSEPRDGAGLEYDVDMDIAPKSSEDD, from the coding sequence GTGACCCGCCACTACACGGAGATCGTCGTCGTCGGCGACGACAAGAAGGGACTCATCGCCCGGGTTACGTCGCTGCTGTTCGAGCGCGGCATCAACATCGAGGACCTCGACCAGGCGGTCCGTGACGGCGTCTTCCGGATGACGCTCCACGTCGACACGAGCGAGATGATCGTCAAGGACGAGACGCTCCGCGACGACCTGACCGACCTCGGCGACGAACTCGGGGTCGACATCCAGGTCCGGTTCCCGAGCGACCGCCAGACCGACCGTATCGCCGTCCTGGTGACGAAGGAGTCACACTGCCTGGAGGCCCTGTTCCAGGCGCGCGAGGAGGGTGAACTCGACGCCGAAATCAGCGTCGTCATCGGGAACCACGACGACCTCGAACCGCTCGCGGCCGAGCGCGGCGTCGACTTCCACGACATCGGCGACGAGAAGGGCGTTCCCGACGAGAACCACCTGCTCGATCTGCTCGCGGAGTACGAGGTCGACCTGGTGGTGCTGGCGCGCTACATGCGCATCCTCAGCCCGAACGTCGTCTTCCGCTACGAGAGCCGCATCATCAACGTCCACCCGTCGCTCCTGCCCGCGTTCCCCGGCGCCGAGGCCTACCGACAGGCCCGCGAGGAGGGGGTGCGTGTGGCTGGCGTCACGGCCCACTACGTCACGACGGACCTCGACCAGGGGCCCATCATCACCCAGCGCGTCTTCGATGCGCCCGCGGGGGCCGAGGTCGAGGCACTCGAGCGGCGGGGGCAGCCGCTCGAGGCGGCCGCGCTCGTCGAGGCCGTCCGCCTGCATCTGGACGACGCGGTGTCGGTCTACCACGGCCGCACGGAGTTCCGCGACGACGTGGACCGCTCGCAGTACCAGCTCGGGCTCTCCGAGGAGGCCGACGCCCTCCGGCCCAGCGAGCCGCGTGACGGTGCTGGCCTGGAGTACGATGTCGACATGGACATCGCTCCGAAATCGTCCGAGGACGACTGA
- the purS gene encoding phosphoribosylformylglycinamidine synthase subunit PurS: protein MTAYTAVVTVRLKHGVLDPEAERTQEALERLGFELADLRSADRFEVDLDAESPEAAADRAEEMAERLLANPTIHDYTVEVEER from the coding sequence ATGACCGCCTACACCGCCGTCGTGACGGTCCGACTGAAACACGGCGTGCTGGACCCGGAGGCCGAACGGACACAGGAGGCGCTCGAACGGCTGGGGTTCGAGCTGGCCGACCTCCGCTCGGCGGACCGCTTCGAGGTGGACCTCGACGCCGAATCGCCCGAGGCCGCCGCCGACCGCGCCGAGGAGATGGCCGAGCGCCTGCTCGCCAACCCCACCATCCACGACTACACGGTGGAGGTCGAGGAGCGGTGA
- the purQ gene encoding phosphoribosylformylglycinamidine synthase I gives MTVAVIRFGGSNCDRDAVRALEHLGVDADIVWHEDGLPADPAGVVIPGGFSYGDYLRAGAMAARSPIMDEVRAVADEGTPVLGVCNGAQIGSESGLTPGAFTTNRSARFQCEHVHCRVERADTPFTSAFEEGAVVELPIAHGEGRFEVDEDRYDALVDEDRVLFRYCDADGNVTDAANPNGSKGNVAGVLGERESVAVLMPHPERATLPDLHAGTDGQGLLQAFA, from the coding sequence GTGACCGTCGCCGTCATCCGCTTCGGTGGCTCGAACTGCGACCGCGACGCCGTCCGCGCCCTGGAGCACCTGGGTGTCGACGCCGACATCGTCTGGCACGAGGACGGCCTCCCGGCCGACCCCGCCGGCGTCGTCATCCCGGGCGGGTTCTCCTACGGGGACTACCTGCGCGCCGGTGCGATGGCCGCCCGCTCGCCCATCATGGACGAGGTCCGCGCGGTCGCCGACGAGGGCACGCCCGTCCTCGGCGTCTGCAACGGCGCACAGATCGGCTCCGAGTCCGGCCTCACGCCGGGCGCGTTCACGACCAACCGGAGTGCCCGCTTCCAGTGCGAGCACGTCCACTGCCGCGTCGAGCGCGCCGATACCCCGTTCACGAGCGCGTTCGAGGAGGGAGCTGTCGTCGAGTTGCCCATCGCTCACGGGGAGGGCCGCTTCGAGGTCGACGAGGACCGCTACGACGCGCTCGTCGACGAGGACCGCGTGCTGTTCCGCTACTGCGACGCCGACGGGAACGTGACCGACGCCGCGAACCCGAACGGCTCGAAGGGGAACGTCGCCGGCGTGCTGGGCGAGCGCGAGTCCGTCGCGGTGCTGATGCCCCACCCCGAGCGCGCGACGCTGCCGGACCTCCACGCCGGCACCGACGGACAGGGGCTGCTGCAGGCGTTCGCGTAG
- a CDS encoding NAD-binding protein encodes MSSVDEEFEEAGRSVRRASRSLFRVRAAIGLVTVVALLSIVTGIINIGGTETSGLLSAYVPQSVEQAFGFTGALTGFILLATTAGLRRGVRVAWGIAVVLLPVTAFQGLVGSTGVAVAGRTIPVATPLVALSVLSLLGLLINFRTFDREFDLGTTQLAALAAIVGAQVYGTAGAFALQDGFTGVDSLTDAFYFALVTASTVGYGDVTPQTETAKLFAMSALVIGTASFAVALGTLLTPAIEARLAEALGTMNESRLELLDDHVIVVGFSDMTEPIIEELGRVDFIVITRDEEKARRLRNRDVDVVVADPSDEDPLRQAGIERARALVAATDDDAQDALAILTARELNPDLNIVAAATERQNEKKLKRAGADTVVSPAVIGGHLLAQSALGGGTGVENFAAHIAEANEEEIAAADEELAEE; translated from the coding sequence ATGAGTAGCGTCGACGAGGAATTCGAAGAGGCGGGGCGCTCGGTCCGCCGGGCCAGCCGGTCGCTGTTCCGGGTCCGTGCGGCCATCGGCCTCGTCACCGTCGTCGCCCTCCTCTCTATCGTCACCGGAATCATCAACATCGGTGGCACGGAGACGTCCGGACTGCTCTCGGCGTACGTCCCCCAGTCCGTCGAGCAGGCGTTCGGGTTCACCGGCGCGCTCACGGGCTTCATCCTCCTCGCCACCACTGCCGGCCTCCGCCGGGGGGTCCGTGTCGCCTGGGGCATCGCGGTCGTCCTGCTCCCCGTGACGGCGTTCCAGGGACTCGTCGGCTCCACCGGGGTGGCGGTCGCCGGCCGGACCATCCCCGTCGCGACACCGCTGGTCGCGCTCTCCGTGCTGTCGCTGCTCGGCCTGCTCATCAACTTCCGGACGTTCGACCGGGAGTTCGACCTCGGAACGACACAGCTGGCGGCGCTGGCGGCCATCGTCGGGGCACAGGTGTACGGGACGGCGGGCGCGTTCGCCCTGCAGGACGGCTTCACCGGCGTCGACTCCCTGACCGACGCGTTCTACTTCGCCCTGGTCACCGCCTCCACGGTTGGCTACGGCGACGTGACCCCCCAGACCGAAACCGCGAAACTGTTCGCCATGAGCGCGCTGGTCATCGGGACGGCATCGTTCGCGGTCGCGCTGGGGACGCTACTGACGCCTGCCATCGAGGCCCGCCTCGCCGAGGCACTCGGAACCATGAACGAATCACGACTGGAACTGCTGGACGACCACGTCATCGTGGTCGGGTTCAGCGACATGACGGAACCGATCATCGAGGAACTGGGCCGGGTCGACTTCATCGTCATCACCCGCGACGAGGAGAAGGCCCGACGCCTCCGGAACCGCGACGTCGACGTCGTCGTCGCGGACCCCTCCGACGAGGACCCACTCCGACAGGCCGGTATCGAGCGGGCTCGTGCGCTGGTGGCCGCCACCGACGACGACGCCCAGGACGCGCTCGCGATTCTGACCGCCCGCGAGCTCAACCCCGACCTGAACATCGTCGCCGCCGCGACCGAGCGGCAGAACGAGAAGAAACTCAAGCGCGCCGGCGCCGACACCGTCGTCTCGCCCGCCGTCATCGGTGGCCACCTCCTCGCCCAGTCCGCACTCGGCGGCGGTACCGGCGTAGAGAACTTCGCCGCCCACATCGCCGAGGCCAACGAGGAGGAGATCGCGGCCGCAGACGAGGAACTGGCCGAGGAGTGA
- a CDS encoding potassium channel family protein: MAPLPVEVVLGIYLGVLTGIIPALVAWGLGFIFKYVTGVSIPGFGVVVLALAMAGVNGGLLALTDQTVTRQASGPVVVVAILVVLMMSLYAHAKGDAMGSAFPKRVSLQRLRDQTLSADVVELVGGRGQVRVAVVGEVADMEGYPPLPDDIRSEIKGGDWTFPADLPIGELESRFADRLRTEFDCAEVTVRIDERGQASVAAAPPMAGLSKRVPEGHRAISVDALLPTGLARGDRVTVRTDGGAVDGTVLSAKTGTPPAPTRTPEPPDAPPSTSGDRSPSSDRENRDDDARTDGGTVAEAAEVPPPRAPTTAGGDGRLTVAVPRSDADTLLTADRGRVVVRSRGRRREFELLSLLRRAGKRVRRLTLRADGALDGASIGSAGVRETYGVAVLAVRTAEGWAFAPSGETELAPGDELFAIGTRESLDAFAEAVA; this comes from the coding sequence ATGGCTCCACTCCCCGTCGAGGTCGTCCTCGGCATCTATCTGGGGGTGCTCACCGGCATCATCCCGGCACTGGTCGCCTGGGGGCTCGGCTTCATCTTCAAGTACGTCACCGGGGTCTCCATCCCCGGATTCGGTGTGGTCGTCCTCGCGCTCGCGATGGCAGGCGTCAACGGCGGCCTGCTGGCCCTGACCGACCAGACCGTCACCAGGCAGGCCTCGGGGCCGGTCGTCGTGGTCGCCATCCTCGTCGTCCTGATGATGTCGCTGTACGCCCACGCGAAAGGCGACGCGATGGGCTCGGCGTTCCCCAAACGCGTCTCGCTCCAGCGCCTGCGCGACCAGACGCTCTCGGCCGACGTGGTCGAACTCGTCGGCGGGCGCGGCCAGGTCCGCGTCGCGGTGGTCGGCGAGGTGGCCGACATGGAGGGCTACCCGCCGCTCCCGGACGACATCCGGTCCGAGATCAAGGGCGGCGACTGGACGTTCCCAGCAGACCTCCCCATCGGGGAACTGGAGTCGCGGTTCGCCGACCGCCTCCGGACGGAGTTCGACTGCGCCGAGGTGACCGTCCGCATCGACGAGCGCGGCCAGGCGTCCGTGGCCGCCGCGCCACCGATGGCCGGCCTCTCGAAGCGCGTCCCCGAGGGGCACCGCGCCATCTCCGTCGACGCGCTGCTCCCGACGGGCCTCGCACGCGGCGACCGCGTCACCGTCCGCACCGACGGCGGGGCGGTCGACGGGACCGTTCTCAGCGCGAAGACCGGGACGCCGCCGGCACCGACCCGGACGCCGGAGCCGCCCGACGCGCCCCCCAGCACCAGCGGCGACCGCTCTCCCTCGTCCGACCGTGAGAACCGAGACGACGACGCCCGGACGGACGGCGGGACCGTGGCCGAGGCCGCCGAAGTCCCCCCGCCGCGGGCACCGACGACCGCCGGCGGTGACGGCCGGCTGACGGTGGCGGTCCCGCGGAGCGACGCCGACACCCTCCTGACGGCCGACCGGGGTCGCGTGGTGGTCCGCTCGCGGGGGCGTCGCCGCGAGTTCGAACTCCTCTCGCTGCTCCGCCGGGCCGGGAAGCGCGTCCGGCGGCTGACGCTCCGGGCCGACGGCGCCCTCGACGGCGCGAGCATCGGGAGCGCGGGCGTCCGGGAGACGTACGGTGTGGCGGTGCTCGCGGTCCGAACGGCCGAGGGCTGGGCGTTCGCCCCCTCGGGAGAGACGGAACTCGCCCCCGGCGACGAGCTGTTCGCCATCGGGACACGCGAGTCGCTCGACGCGTTCGCGGAGGCGGTCGCATGA
- a CDS encoding TrkA C-terminal domain-containing protein → MTGLAAFDTFLQSTGGLGSVLGIPVRSFVNAAGLAVLAFALGGGIGLVHRWYADQTVPEGLSVLVGLSGVALSLNTDFALAQVIDDQTAVLGLETAVFNVSVFLAAGLTAAAGGRAGDRLGAGAFALTGADSVDREVSKVVRAVGRVVTVDLPDTEDIGDIEGYDPVPSETKAEFGGATLVFPRRLTVEELRRRLVERLKTDYGVGQVDLELDEDGVVEFLAVGSRESGIGPSLPPGTAAVPVRADPPHAARAGDVVQVFRPADAEGGPKRVTTAEVRGSADDTVTLAVDEEETEALDDTTRYRLATLPTSPRADREFVSLLRAAVETMGVATVAEGSPLVGVSLGGLAVSIAAVRPADGTVEAIPARTRTLAAGDTVYAVARPALLRRLEAAARGDADAEPPLVDAAGRDD, encoded by the coding sequence ATGACGGGACTCGCCGCGTTCGACACCTTCCTCCAGTCGACGGGCGGGCTCGGCTCGGTGCTGGGCATCCCGGTGCGGTCGTTCGTCAACGCGGCCGGACTGGCGGTGCTGGCGTTCGCGCTCGGCGGCGGCATCGGGCTCGTCCACCGCTGGTACGCCGACCAGACGGTCCCCGAGGGTCTCTCCGTGCTGGTCGGGCTGAGCGGCGTGGCGCTCTCGCTCAACACCGACTTCGCGCTCGCACAGGTCATCGACGACCAGACCGCCGTCCTGGGGCTCGAAACGGCCGTGTTCAACGTCAGTGTCTTCCTCGCCGCCGGCCTCACCGCGGCGGCTGGAGGGCGTGCCGGCGACCGTCTCGGCGCTGGCGCGTTCGCCCTGACCGGCGCCGATAGCGTCGACCGCGAGGTTTCGAAGGTCGTCAGGGCCGTCGGGCGGGTCGTCACCGTCGACCTCCCGGACACCGAGGACATCGGTGACATCGAGGGGTACGACCCGGTTCCATCCGAAACGAAGGCGGAGTTCGGGGGCGCGACGCTCGTCTTCCCCCGGCGTCTGACAGTCGAGGAACTCCGCAGACGCCTGGTCGAGCGTCTCAAGACCGACTACGGCGTCGGACAGGTAGACCTGGAACTCGACGAGGACGGCGTCGTGGAGTTCCTCGCGGTCGGCTCCCGCGAGTCCGGCATCGGCCCCTCGCTCCCGCCCGGGACCGCCGCGGTCCCCGTCCGCGCGGACCCGCCCCACGCGGCCCGGGCCGGCGACGTGGTGCAGGTGTTCCGGCCCGCCGACGCCGAGGGCGGCCCGAAGCGCGTGACGACGGCGGAGGTCCGCGGGAGCGCCGACGACACGGTGACGCTGGCCGTCGACGAGGAGGAGACCGAGGCGCTCGACGACACGACGCGCTATCGACTCGCGACGCTCCCCACGTCCCCGCGCGCCGACCGCGAGTTCGTCTCCCTCCTTCGCGCGGCCGTGGAGACGATGGGCGTCGCCACCGTCGCCGAGGGCAGCCCGCTGGTCGGCGTGAGCCTCGGCGGCCTCGCGGTGTCTATCGCGGCCGTCCGCCCCGCCGATGGGACCGTCGAGGCCATCCCGGCCCGGACCCGGACGCTCGCCGCCGGCGACACCGTCTACGCCGTCGCACGGCCGGCACTCCTGCGACGGCTGGAGGCCGCCGCCCGCGGCGACGCCGACGCCGAGCCGCCGCTGGTGGACGCCGCCGGGCGCGACGACTGA
- a CDS encoding HAD family hydrolase: MPTQVAAVTLDIDRTLCEYRRSTADLLGEAFAEVGVDPFFTAEEYRSRMFRYVPRTDTKAELREACFADLAAERGHDRAVGRRVAAVHTTLRDHRDVEPVPGAREAVAALAERYPLAVVTNGAPEIQAPKLDELGLADRFETVVHAGYDTLAKPDPAPFLDALDALGTAAPATVHVGDGRDDVLGADAAGMRTAWLRRSEAALDATGRPGTRPHFELGSMRELVDPPWE, encoded by the coding sequence ATGCCGACGCAGGTCGCAGCCGTCACGCTGGATATCGACCGGACGCTGTGCGAGTACCGGCGCTCGACCGCCGACCTGCTCGGCGAGGCCTTCGCCGAGGTCGGCGTCGATCCCTTCTTCACCGCCGAGGAGTATCGCAGCCGGATGTTCCGCTACGTCCCCCGGACCGACACGAAGGCCGAGCTCCGGGAGGCGTGCTTCGCGGACCTCGCCGCGGAGCGTGGCCACGACCGCGCCGTCGGGCGACGGGTCGCCGCGGTCCACACGACCCTGCGCGACCACCGCGACGTGGAGCCGGTGCCGGGGGCCCGCGAGGCGGTGGCGGCACTGGCCGAGCGCTACCCCCTCGCCGTCGTGACCAACGGCGCGCCCGAGATTCAGGCGCCCAAGCTCGACGAACTCGGCCTCGCCGACCGGTTCGAGACCGTGGTCCACGCGGGCTACGACACGCTCGCGAAACCCGACCCCGCGCCGTTCCTCGACGCGCTGGACGCGCTGGGGACCGCGGCTCCTGCGACGGTTCACGTCGGCGACGGCCGCGACGACGTGCTCGGGGCCGACGCGGCGGGGATGCGGACCGCGTGGTTGCGACGGTCGGAGGCGGCACTGGACGCGACCGGGCGGCCGGGGACCCGGCCGCACTTCGAGCTGGGGTCGATGCGGGAGCTGGTCGACCCGCCATGGGAGTAA